A DNA window from Bacteroidales bacterium contains the following coding sequences:
- the corA gene encoding magnesium/cobalt transporter CorA, with protein sequence MKERKIKSWKKPGVSPGTLIYTREKVQDNVSLQLIQYTEKDFNSWEEKSIEGLVGKIDKNKINWININGLHDTALIEFVGNYFGIHPLVLEDVLHTEHMPKLDDYDAYLFLTLKMLRLNGKRIEQEHISMILGDYFVITFQEKDGDIFDILRERLKAGKGRLRMRQADYLYYRLLDTVVDNYYLVTDVLEESLEKIEETLLKQKPDGISEKILDEKKKMISLRRSIIPLREEFRKFRQKEFHLIQPETYSFLDDVFDHLTHLSHSLDSFRDLTTSLLELQMAVNSNRMNDVMKTLTIYAAIFMPLTFIAGIYGMNFHRMPELGWYWGYPLALGAMAVIAIFMVFYMKRKKWM encoded by the coding sequence AATGTTAGCCTGCAACTTATCCAATACACCGAAAAAGATTTCAACTCGTGGGAAGAAAAATCTATTGAAGGACTTGTAGGCAAGATTGATAAAAATAAGATTAACTGGATCAACATTAATGGTCTCCACGATACAGCACTCATTGAATTTGTTGGAAATTATTTTGGAATACACCCACTTGTGCTTGAAGATGTTCTGCATACTGAACACATGCCAAAGCTCGACGATTACGATGCTTACCTGTTCCTGACCCTGAAGATGCTTAGACTTAACGGGAAACGCATTGAACAGGAACATATCAGCATGATCCTCGGCGATTATTTTGTGATCACATTCCAGGAAAAAGACGGCGATATTTTCGACATTTTAAGAGAACGTCTGAAAGCTGGCAAAGGCCGTTTGCGTATGCGCCAGGCCGACTACCTATATTATCGTCTGCTCGATACCGTTGTTGATAATTATTATTTAGTAACTGATGTACTTGAGGAAAGCCTTGAAAAGATTGAAGAAACCCTGCTGAAACAGAAACCCGATGGTATTTCGGAAAAAATCCTTGACGAGAAAAAGAAAATGATTTCATTGCGGCGTAGCATCATTCCACTGAGGGAGGAATTCCGCAAATTCAGGCAAAAAGAGTTTCATCTCATCCAGCCCGAAACCTACAGTTTCTTGGATGATGTTTTTGACCACCTCACACATCTTAGTCATTCTCTCGACAGCTTTCGTGATCTCACAACCAGCTTACTTGAGTTACAAATGGCAGTAAATTCGAACCGTATGAATGATGTGATGAAAACGCTGACAATTTATGCAGCCATCTTTATGCCACTCACTTTCATCGCAGGTATTTATGGAATGAATTTTCACCGCATGCCTGAACTCGGATGGTATTGGGGTTACCCCCTGGCTTTGGGCGCTATGGCAGTAATTGCCATTTTTATGGTGTTTTATATGAAACGCAAAAAATGGATGTAA
- a CDS encoding metallophosphoesterase family protein, whose translation MKRIGILSDTHGALPASLTDFFKDVDEIWHAGDIGSIDVATRLQAFKPLRAVYGNIDGTVVRQSFPENHIFICEQMKVLMTHIGGYPGKYDPLARALIASEKPDIFICGHSHILKVIYDQKYKLLHINPGAAGNSGLHRQITMVRCVIDLDRIRDLEIYDLLRANAM comes from the coding sequence ATGAAACGAATAGGAATTCTTTCTGATACCCACGGCGCGCTTCCTGCCTCCCTCACTGATTTCTTTAAAGATGTTGATGAAATCTGGCATGCCGGCGATATAGGGAGTATTGATGTGGCAACCAGATTGCAAGCATTTAAACCTTTGCGCGCAGTGTATGGTAATATTGATGGTACAGTTGTGCGTCAAAGTTTTCCTGAGAACCATATCTTTATATGTGAGCAGATGAAAGTGTTGATGACACATATCGGTGGTTATCCCGGGAAATACGATCCCCTTGCAAGGGCTTTAATCGCTTCCGAAAAGCCTGATATTTTTATCTGCGGGCATTCGCATATTCTCAAGGTAATTTATGACCAGAAGTATAAGTTGCTGCATATAAACCCCGGAGCAGCCGGCAATTCAGGATTGCACCGGCAAATAACAATGGTAAGATGTGTTATTGATTTGGATCGAATCCGCGATCTTGAAATTTATGACCTGCTCCGTGCCAACGCGATGTAA
- a CDS encoding DUF4293 domain-containing protein — translation MIQRIQSVYLFLAAIAIVVMFFFPIANFYSDLYYFYLSLDGISDETFLKINTIPLITMVVILIVLILFSIFIYKNRLLQARIIRFAILIDISFIIVLYFGYIDNIIKSFKAEGTTLDVEYKAGIYFPLIVLILLVLAMRGVLNDEKKVKAADRLR, via the coding sequence ATGATACAGCGAATTCAATCCGTTTATCTTTTCCTGGCAGCCATTGCAATTGTGGTTATGTTTTTCTTCCCTATTGCAAATTTCTACAGCGATTTGTATTACTTCTATCTGAGCCTCGACGGTATTTCAGATGAAACATTCCTAAAAATTAACACCATTCCCCTGATTACCATGGTGGTGATTCTTATCGTACTGATCCTCTTCAGCATATTTATTTACAAGAACCGTTTGCTCCAGGCCAGGATAATCCGTTTTGCTATTTTAATTGACATTTCATTTATCATTGTTCTTTACTTCGGCTACATTGATAACATCATCAAAAGCTTCAAAGCCGAAGGAACAACGCTTGATGTTGAGTATAAAGCAGGTATCTATTTTCCCTTGATCGTGCTGATTCTGCTTGTGCTCGCCATGCGCGGGGTATTGAACGATGAAAAAAAAGTGAAAGCTGCTGACCGCTTACGATAG
- a CDS encoding valine--tRNA ligase: MTNSEIASRYEPALTEQKWYDYWMQQGFFRSEPDNRPPYTIVIPPPNVTGVLHMGHMLNNTIQDILVRRARMKGFNALWLPGTDHASIATEAKVVAKLRGEGIEKAQLTRDEFLKHAWEWKEKHGGIILEQLKKLGASCDWDRTSFTMDEHMYDSVIDVFIDLHKKGLIYRGVRMVNWDPRALTAVSDEEVNYREVQSKLYYIRYRVVDATANELADGRGWVTIATTRPETILGDTAVCVHPEDERFKHLHGKTLLVPLINRPVPIIQDEYVDREFGTGALKITPAHDINDYNIGLKHKLPTIDIFNPNGTLNQNAEIYVGEDRFVVREKITHELQEKGHMVKVEDYVNKVGFSERTDEVIEPKLSVQWFCNMQEMAKPALDLVMSDTVRFHPAKFKNTYRHWMENVKDWCISRQLWWGQRIPAWYLSTGEVFVAKTADEAAINASNQLNRNIQATDLKQDEDVLDTWFSSWLWPISVFDGIRKPDNADIKYYYPTSDLVTAPEIMFFWVARMIMAGWEYRRAIPFKNVYYTGIVRDKQGRKMSKSLGNSPDPLELISKHGADGVRVGMMFLSPAGNDLLFDESLCEQGRNFSNKIWNALRLVKGWNVDNESIQPDYAKVASRWFEARLNAAIIAVEDHFEKFRISDALMAIYKLIWDDFCSWYLEMIKPPFGQPIDKQTLAATVDFFERLMKLLHPFMPFITEEIWQILAERKSGESIMIVAAPHAIKPDQDIISRFDFASEVIIAMRNLRATNNIPQKQPLTLLVKKNNDEAADPIFDGLVIKLCNLEHLGYAEEKVNGALSFVVKRTEFYIPAEQTDNIEEKISKLQEELEYTKGFLVSVQKKLGNDKFVANAKPDVVVSERRKESDALARIKVLEEQIAGLVGL, encoded by the coding sequence ATGACGAATTCAGAAATTGCGAGCCGCTACGAACCAGCACTAACAGAACAAAAATGGTACGACTACTGGATGCAGCAAGGCTTCTTCCGTTCCGAGCCCGACAACCGTCCTCCCTATACGATCGTTATTCCACCCCCGAATGTCACAGGTGTGCTCCACATGGGTCACATGCTTAACAATACTATCCAGGATATTCTGGTACGCCGTGCCCGTATGAAGGGATTCAACGCTTTATGGCTTCCCGGCACTGATCATGCAAGCATTGCTACTGAAGCAAAGGTAGTTGCAAAGCTTCGGGGAGAGGGCATTGAAAAAGCACAGTTAACACGCGATGAATTTCTGAAACATGCCTGGGAATGGAAAGAAAAACACGGGGGCATCATCCTCGAACAGTTAAAAAAACTCGGCGCTTCCTGCGACTGGGATCGCACAAGTTTTACGATGGATGAGCACATGTACGACTCAGTTATTGATGTTTTTATTGACCTCCATAAAAAAGGCTTGATTTACCGCGGCGTACGCATGGTAAACTGGGACCCAAGAGCACTTACAGCCGTATCGGACGAAGAAGTGAATTACCGCGAAGTGCAATCAAAACTTTATTATATCCGCTACCGGGTGGTGGATGCCACTGCCAATGAACTTGCTGATGGAAGGGGATGGGTTACCATTGCAACCACACGCCCTGAAACAATCCTGGGGGATACAGCAGTTTGCGTTCACCCCGAAGACGAAAGGTTCAAGCACTTGCACGGAAAAACCTTGCTGGTTCCGCTGATCAATCGTCCGGTTCCCATTATCCAGGATGAATATGTTGACAGGGAATTTGGTACCGGCGCCCTAAAGATCACACCTGCCCACGATATCAACGACTATAATATCGGATTGAAACATAAGCTTCCAACGATAGATATTTTTAATCCTAACGGCACCTTGAACCAGAACGCTGAGATCTATGTTGGCGAAGATCGTTTTGTGGTTCGGGAAAAAATAACCCATGAGTTGCAGGAGAAAGGCCACATGGTGAAAGTTGAGGACTATGTTAATAAAGTCGGCTTCTCAGAACGTACCGATGAAGTAATTGAACCCAAACTCTCAGTACAATGGTTCTGCAATATGCAGGAAATGGCCAAACCCGCTTTGGATCTTGTAATGAGCGACACTGTACGTTTTCATCCGGCCAAATTCAAAAACACTTACCGGCATTGGATGGAGAATGTGAAAGATTGGTGCATCTCGCGCCAGCTTTGGTGGGGACAGCGGATTCCGGCCTGGTATCTTAGCACTGGTGAAGTTTTTGTTGCCAAAACAGCCGACGAGGCTGCAATAAATGCCAGCAACCAATTGAACAGAAATATTCAGGCCACGGATTTAAAACAGGATGAAGATGTGCTGGATACATGGTTCTCATCATGGTTATGGCCAATTTCGGTTTTTGACGGAATCCGCAAACCTGATAATGCTGACATAAAATACTATTATCCTACCAGCGACCTGGTTACCGCACCTGAAATCATGTTTTTCTGGGTAGCACGTATGATCATGGCCGGTTGGGAGTACCGTCGGGCAATTCCTTTTAAGAATGTATATTACACTGGCATTGTACGCGACAAGCAGGGTCGCAAGATGTCGAAATCCCTTGGCAATTCTCCCGATCCGTTGGAATTGATCAGCAAGCACGGCGCCGATGGAGTTCGTGTTGGGATGATGTTTTTATCGCCTGCCGGCAACGACCTCTTGTTTGATGAATCCTTGTGCGAACAGGGCCGGAATTTCAGCAACAAGATTTGGAACGCCCTGCGCCTTGTTAAAGGCTGGAATGTTGATAACGAAAGCATTCAACCCGACTATGCAAAAGTGGCTTCAAGATGGTTCGAAGCCAGGCTCAATGCGGCCATTATTGCGGTTGAAGATCATTTTGAGAAATTCCGCATTTCTGACGCCTTGATGGCGATTTATAAATTGATCTGGGACGATTTCTGTTCATGGTATCTCGAAATGATCAAACCACCTTTTGGACAGCCTATTGATAAGCAAACGCTGGCTGCCACAGTTGATTTTTTTGAAAGGCTGATGAAACTACTTCATCCTTTTATGCCTTTTATCACCGAAGAAATCTGGCAAATTCTTGCTGAACGCAAATCCGGTGAAAGTATAATGATTGTTGCAGCTCCCCATGCCATTAAACCTGATCAGGACATCATTAGCCGCTTTGACTTTGCATCAGAAGTGATCATCGCCATGCGCAACTTAAGGGCTACCAATAATATTCCCCAAAAACAGCCATTGACATTATTGGTGAAGAAAAATAATGATGAGGCTGCCGATCCGATTTTCGACGGGCTTGTGATCAAATTATGCAACCTAGAACATCTTGGTTATGCCGAAGAGAAAGTGAACGGGGCACTGAGCTTTGTGGTCAAACGAACTGAGTTTTATATTCCGGCTGAGCAAACCGACAACATCGAAGAAAAGATCAGCAAACTGCAGGAAGAACTTGAATACACCAAAGGATTCCTGGTATCGGTTCAGAAAAAGCTTGGCAATGATAAATTTGTTGCGAACGCAAAGCCTGATGTCGTAGTAAGTGAACGACGCAAGGAAAGCGATGCACTTGCCAGGATCAAGGTGCTGGAGGAGCAGATTGCAGGGTTAGTGGGATTATGA
- a CDS encoding NAD(P)H-dependent oxidoreductase: protein MKKLNTFLLGAILLISHITVTAQINVLVAYYSRDGHTKSMAEAIVQGAESIEGTTVTILPVDKVAMEDLLAADAIIVGSPVYNANVAPMVSVFLSEWPFETGEMRNKIGAAFATGAGFSAGEEITQLSILHSMMIFGMIIVSGPDWSQPFGASAITYEEPFASKGEGQIDEVFINKGIALGERVATITHRFNQQEKSKTEIYEEIFE, encoded by the coding sequence ATGAAAAAACTTAATACATTTCTATTAGGCGCTATACTCCTGATTTCCCACATCACTGTTACCGCGCAGATTAATGTGCTTGTTGCGTATTACAGTCGCGATGGCCACACAAAGTCTATGGCAGAAGCCATTGTTCAGGGTGCTGAAAGTATTGAAGGTACTACAGTTACGATCCTTCCAGTTGATAAAGTTGCCATGGAGGATTTGCTGGCAGCGGACGCTATCATTGTCGGCAGCCCGGTTTACAATGCCAATGTTGCGCCGATGGTCTCGGTCTTTTTATCGGAATGGCCTTTTGAAACTGGTGAAATGCGTAACAAAATAGGAGCTGCATTTGCAACCGGGGCAGGATTTTCTGCTGGCGAAGAAATCACACAACTCAGCATTTTGCACAGCATGATGATCTTTGGAATGATAATCGTTAGCGGGCCCGATTGGTCGCAGCCCTTTGGCGCATCTGCAATCACGTATGAAGAACCTTTCGCATCAAAGGGCGAAGGCCAGATTGATGAGGTTTTTATCAATAAGGGAATTGCTTTAGGCGAACGCGTGGCCACCATCACCCACCGGTTCAACCAGCAGGAAAAAAGCAAAACTGAAATTTACGAGGAAATATTTGAGTAG